Proteins from a genomic interval of Treponema brennaborense DSM 12168:
- a CDS encoding tetratricopeptide repeat protein, which produces MIHLRCVLRIGIVLLSGGLLLGSAACSSAGGVRIPGENERILKNLASEYYAIAEGNLNLKNYTKAVEYYRLAMRSAEFERIAYYKIGYAYALAKDWVNAESVYRELLAQDSQNVSLAASLAYITAQKGDIDSALVQYEKLTALQPFDQSLRENYTVLLAAAGRNDDAAKQLELLKTDFPDSTVIESLEKKLKPQDTETPDTETPTAEIPAIETQN; this is translated from the coding sequence ATGATACATCTGCGCTGCGTTTTGCGTATCGGAATCGTGCTTTTATCGGGCGGATTGCTTTTGGGGAGCGCGGCCTGTTCGTCCGCCGGGGGAGTGCGTATTCCCGGAGAGAACGAACGCATTCTGAAAAATCTGGCTTCCGAATATTACGCGATAGCCGAAGGCAATCTCAATCTGAAAAATTATACGAAAGCCGTTGAATATTATCGGCTCGCAATGCGCAGTGCCGAATTCGAGCGGATTGCGTACTACAAAATCGGTTACGCGTACGCGCTTGCAAAGGATTGGGTGAACGCGGAATCCGTTTATCGGGAGCTGCTTGCGCAGGATTCGCAGAACGTATCGCTCGCTGCGTCTTTGGCTTACATCACCGCGCAAAAAGGCGATATCGATTCGGCGCTCGTTCAGTATGAAAAACTTACCGCGCTCCAGCCGTTCGATCAGTCGCTGCGGGAAAATTACACCGTGCTGCTGGCTGCGGCCGGCCGAAACGACGACGCGGCCAAGCAGTTGGAACTGCTGAAAACCGACTTTCCCGACAGCACGGTAATAGAATCACTTGAAAAAAAATTGAAGCCGCAGGATACGGAAACGCCGGATACCGAAACGCCGACTGCTGAAATACCGGCGATCGAAACGCAGAATTAA
- a CDS encoding GGDEF domain-containing protein, translating to MERKGITIFSICIALAFAAALVFFGTAIYSEYRKNVTGIQAAAADFIQNAAAVSEYYAPESTDFAALLRNKIDSEPHVAAVTVTRNNKTVFAYPLSSSLITTGSDGSPQMAASSALVRLTSRVAGLGSGENAVITTAAYVIQPASIYAYARISFLLILAGTLCAAILLLYVYLTDRQNDEPEEVPYTAVPEFGTKSVLRYDSAIPPLYEDAAVPEYPNEVRLPEAETEPNEVRLPNAESEPDEVQLPNAESEPNVGNAAGAPLPVSGAIDPTGLFSPVTGFGWESYLEERLDSELIRSASSEEDLTLMIFRFPGLDRASPLARNICAALLDFFKFRDLVFEYGEDGYSGILHDTDLETAIELAEELHAKLNLLLEEAGFTAKMGIGISTRSFRLIPGKRLFTEAEQALVHALEDLETSIVAFRVDPDKYRQYISESAQHTAKNP from the coding sequence CGTAACCGGCATTCAGGCTGCCGCGGCTGACTTCATTCAAAACGCAGCGGCGGTAAGCGAATATTACGCGCCGGAATCGACCGATTTTGCAGCTCTTTTACGGAATAAAATAGATTCTGAACCGCACGTTGCCGCCGTTACCGTAACGCGGAATAATAAAACGGTGTTCGCTTATCCGCTGTCTTCTTCGCTGATAACAACGGGAAGCGACGGTTCGCCGCAAATGGCGGCGTCTTCCGCACTCGTCCGGCTTACGAGCAGAGTCGCAGGTCTCGGTTCGGGCGAAAACGCCGTAATCACAACGGCCGCGTACGTCATTCAGCCCGCTTCGATTTACGCCTACGCGCGAATTTCCTTTTTACTGATTTTAGCCGGCACGCTGTGCGCGGCGATTCTGCTGCTCTACGTGTACCTGACCGACCGGCAGAACGACGAGCCGGAAGAAGTTCCGTATACCGCGGTGCCGGAATTCGGAACGAAGTCCGTTTTGCGGTATGATTCTGCGATTCCGCCGCTGTACGAAGACGCAGCGGTTCCGGAGTACCCGAACGAGGTACGGCTGCCGGAGGCGGAGACCGAACCGAACGAGGTACGGCTGCCGAACGCAGAGAGCGAACCGGACGAAGTGCAGCTGCCGAACGCAGAGAGCGAACCGAACGTTGGAAACGCTGCGGGCGCGCCGCTTCCAGTTTCAGGCGCGATTGATCCGACCGGCTTGTTTTCACCGGTAACGGGATTCGGTTGGGAATCATATCTTGAAGAACGGCTTGACTCCGAACTGATCAGATCCGCGTCTTCGGAAGAAGATCTGACGCTCATGATTTTCCGATTTCCGGGACTTGATCGGGCGTCGCCGCTCGCCCGGAATATCTGCGCGGCGCTTTTGGACTTCTTCAAATTCCGCGATTTGGTATTTGAATACGGCGAAGACGGCTATTCGGGAATTCTGCACGACACGGATCTTGAAACGGCAATAGAACTCGCCGAAGAATTACACGCAAAATTGAACTTGCTGCTTGAAGAAGCAGGATTCACGGCAAAAATGGGCATCGGTATTTCAACCAGATCGTTTCGGCTGATACCGGGGAAACGGCTCTTTACGGAAGCGGAGCAAGCGCTCGTACACGCGCTTGAAGATCTGGAAACATCAATCGTTGCGTTCAGAGTGGATCCGGATAAATACCGCCAGTATATCAGCGAAAGCGCGCAGCATACCGCGAAAAATCCGTAA
- a CDS encoding uracil phosphoribosyltransferase: protein MDSKIILKAESLDGYLTEQDQKYLAEMDILYERAMASFKVIAGGGFSSTLAAEEKKVIDVFNEMGHLMQTICAEVPALKVFSFCTEEESHAEASRVIAKLRDIRTDHQEFVYYSQRAYEMLFRLAYTGNHSDNKNYLVVKTPVTAPVQNYSVHKIPDIDYKIENTVMCVMLRGALLPSMIMSKEIEEYSSHGYVTPFALFKIKRNDSKHENDMEYILDLQNSFFKLEDLDGKDLIFADPMNATGGSLVTVVKYLLEQGVKPRSIKFFNVIAALKGGLRVVRALENCTVYTLWMDPVLNASAYIMPGLGDAGDRLNGRDTEDTPRNIIQLIADYGSNITGLYRSQLRKIEQTVLGNMR, encoded by the coding sequence ATGGATTCAAAGATCATTCTGAAAGCGGAATCACTCGACGGGTATTTGACGGAGCAGGACCAGAAGTATCTTGCCGAAATGGATATATTGTACGAACGCGCGATGGCTTCCTTTAAAGTGATCGCCGGCGGCGGATTCAGTTCGACGCTCGCTGCGGAAGAAAAAAAAGTTATCGACGTTTTTAACGAAATGGGGCATTTGATGCAGACTATCTGTGCGGAAGTTCCCGCACTGAAAGTTTTTTCATTCTGTACGGAAGAAGAAAGTCACGCCGAAGCTTCCCGTGTTATCGCGAAGCTGCGCGACATCAGAACCGACCATCAGGAATTCGTGTATTACAGTCAGCGCGCGTACGAAATGCTGTTCCGTCTGGCTTATACGGGAAATCATTCGGATAACAAAAATTATCTGGTCGTAAAAACGCCGGTTACCGCTCCCGTACAGAATTATTCGGTCCATAAAATACCCGATATCGATTATAAAATCGAAAACACCGTGATGTGCGTCATGCTGCGCGGCGCGCTGCTGCCTTCCATGATTATGTCGAAGGAAATTGAAGAATATTCTTCCCACGGATACGTTACGCCGTTCGCATTGTTCAAGATCAAGCGCAACGATTCCAAACACGAAAACGATATGGAATACATTCTGGATTTGCAGAATTCTTTTTTCAAATTGGAAGATTTGGACGGAAAGGACTTGATTTTTGCGGATCCCATGAACGCAACCGGCGGTTCTCTGGTTACGGTCGTAAAATATCTGCTTGAACAGGGCGTTAAACCCCGTTCCATAAAATTCTTCAACGTGATTGCCGCGCTCAAAGGCGGGCTGCGCGTCGTGCGTGCGCTCGAAAACTGCACCGTATACACGCTGTGGATGGATCCGGTGCTGAACGCTTCGGCGTACATCATGCCCGGCTTGGGAGACGCCGGAGACCGGCTGAACGGTCGCGACACGGAAGACACGCCGCGCAATATAATTCAGCTGATCGCCGATTACGGATCCAATATTACCGGTTTGTACCGTTCTCAGCTGCGCAAAATCGAACAAACCGTACTCGGAAACATGCGCTGA